The proteins below come from a single Bactrocera dorsalis isolate Fly_Bdor chromosome 5, ASM2337382v1, whole genome shotgun sequence genomic window:
- the LOC125778630 gene encoding uncharacterized protein LOC125778630 isoform X2, translated as MLHYNIGEQYPQLLATQQRKRFQQTRSRHLQPDDTALLLQQQPPAQQPEQQQPQQKKPVRIFRVHYLRINSKDGCGGLSKSSSLTNLSTSAGASSCNGIGAINAATNKMKTIAPNIRRRRRCDKHHLELAATAAAAATANSATPGLAHGASISMPASVCSSATASTATSPIEDIALPAPPITPPPAFLSAGYKRSCAGASSKAATGPAAGAKLSVKTATTANQASQVKLGGAAGGATAVKPSGLKPSPGGKVLGMRRMLGK; from the exons ATGTTGCACTACAACATCGGCGAACAATACCCTCAACTATTGGCGACACAGCAACGTAAACGTTTCCAACAGACGCGATCACGGCACCTGCAACCGGACGACACGGCGCTGTTGCTACAGCAGCAGCCGCCAGCACAGCAACCCGAGCAGCAGCAGCCGCAACAGAAGAAACCTGTGCGCATATTTCGCGTACACTACCTACGCATCAACTCCAAGGACGGCTGCGGCGGCCTCAGTAAAAGCAGCAGCCTCACCAACCTCTCTACCAGCGCTGGCGCGTCGAGTTGTAATGGCATCGGCGCCATAAATGCAGCAACAAACAAAATGAAGACGATTGCACCGAATATACGACGACGTCGCCGCTGCGACAAGCATCACCTCGAGTTGGCCGCCACCGCAGCGGCCGCCGCTACAGCTAACTCAGCCACGCCGGGGCTTGCACATGGCGCTTCCATCAGCATGCCCGCCTCGGTGTGCTCTTCGGCCACCGCCTCGACGGCCACATCACCCATCGAGGACATTGCGTTGCCGGCGCCGCCTATAACGCCGCCACCGGCATTCCTGTCGGCCGGCTATAAGCGTTCGTGCGCCGGTGCCAGCAGTAAGGCGGCCACAGGCCCAGCAGCAGGCGCAAAACTAAGCGTAAAGACAGCAACTACAGCCAACCAGGCAAGTCAAGTCAAGCTGGGCGGAGCAGCGGGTGGTGCAACAGCAGTGAAGCCGTCTGGACTGAAGCCGTCGCCCGGCGGCAAGGTGCTTGGCATGCGGCGTATGCTAG GTAAGTGA
- the LOC125778630 gene encoding uncharacterized protein LOC125778630 isoform X1, whose product MLHYNIGEQYPQLLATQQRKRFQQTRSRHLQPDDTALLLQQQPPAQQPEQQQPQQKKPVRIFRVHYLRINSKDGCGGLSKSSSLTNLSTSAGASSCNGIGAINAATNKMKTIAPNIRRRRRCDKHHLELAATAAAAATANSATPGLAHGASISMPASVCSSATASTATSPIEDIALPAPPITPPPAFLSAGYKRSCAGASSKAATGPAAGAKLSVKTATTANQASQVKLGGAAGGATAVKPSGLKPSPGGKVLGMRRMLGM is encoded by the coding sequence ATGTTGCACTACAACATCGGCGAACAATACCCTCAACTATTGGCGACACAGCAACGTAAACGTTTCCAACAGACGCGATCACGGCACCTGCAACCGGACGACACGGCGCTGTTGCTACAGCAGCAGCCGCCAGCACAGCAACCCGAGCAGCAGCAGCCGCAACAGAAGAAACCTGTGCGCATATTTCGCGTACACTACCTACGCATCAACTCCAAGGACGGCTGCGGCGGCCTCAGTAAAAGCAGCAGCCTCACCAACCTCTCTACCAGCGCTGGCGCGTCGAGTTGTAATGGCATCGGCGCCATAAATGCAGCAACAAACAAAATGAAGACGATTGCACCGAATATACGACGACGTCGCCGCTGCGACAAGCATCACCTCGAGTTGGCCGCCACCGCAGCGGCCGCCGCTACAGCTAACTCAGCCACGCCGGGGCTTGCACATGGCGCTTCCATCAGCATGCCCGCCTCGGTGTGCTCTTCGGCCACCGCCTCGACGGCCACATCACCCATCGAGGACATTGCGTTGCCGGCGCCGCCTATAACGCCGCCACCGGCATTCCTGTCGGCCGGCTATAAGCGTTCGTGCGCCGGTGCCAGCAGTAAGGCGGCCACAGGCCCAGCAGCAGGCGCAAAACTAAGCGTAAAGACAGCAACTACAGCCAACCAGGCAAGTCAAGTCAAGCTGGGCGGAGCAGCGGGTGGTGCAACAGCAGTGAAGCCGTCTGGACTGAAGCCGTCGCCCGGCGGCAAGGTGCTTGGCATGCGGCGTATGCTAG